A window from Caulobacter sp. X encodes these proteins:
- a CDS encoding helix-turn-helix domain-containing protein → MDLSQLDVITRVAGATLLLALAALLARDPRTLRLAAYFAPMALCLAGFLAGNTPEPSLRLGGPLGHAAVIAAGYAVPFLWWFCLASFDPTFRPRGGVLAAGLAWLVIASADRGLLGPALESKGLSWALIALGLCMIGHLFWRLVRDRAGDLVDERRRARILVVVLLAGQLGADFLVDLVMGLDWGPQGFTIVQNTALLAFAAWLALRLLPVPAPATAATPAALPAQGEEARLTERLRVLVEVEKVHLEPDLTFAEFVRRMGAPERTVRRLINHRLGHDHFRAFLNACRVAEARRLLADPARTNDKLIAIALDSGFASLASFNRAFQAVEGRPPSAFRLAPDVEERSAVF, encoded by the coding sequence ATGGACCTCAGCCAGCTGGATGTGATCACGCGGGTCGCCGGCGCCACCCTGCTGCTGGCCCTGGCGGCGCTGCTGGCGCGGGACCCGCGCACGCTGCGGCTGGCGGCCTATTTCGCGCCGATGGCCCTGTGCCTGGCCGGGTTCCTGGCCGGCAACACGCCCGAGCCGTCCTTGCGCCTCGGCGGACCGCTGGGCCACGCCGCCGTGATCGCCGCCGGCTACGCCGTCCCCTTCCTGTGGTGGTTCTGCCTGGCGAGCTTCGATCCCACGTTCCGACCGCGCGGCGGGGTCCTTGCGGCGGGCCTGGCCTGGCTGGTCATCGCCAGCGCCGATCGCGGCCTGCTGGGGCCGGCCTTGGAGAGCAAGGGCCTGTCCTGGGCGCTGATCGCCCTGGGCCTCTGCATGATCGGCCACCTCTTCTGGCGGCTGGTCCGCGACCGGGCCGGCGATCTCGTCGACGAGCGGCGGCGGGCGCGGATCCTGGTCGTCGTCCTGCTGGCCGGGCAGCTGGGCGCGGACTTCCTGGTGGACCTCGTCATGGGGCTGGACTGGGGTCCGCAGGGCTTCACCATCGTCCAGAACACGGCCCTGCTGGCCTTCGCCGCCTGGCTGGCCCTGCGCCTGCTGCCGGTCCCCGCGCCCGCGACCGCCGCGACGCCCGCCGCCCTGCCCGCCCAGGGCGAGGAAGCCCGCCTGACCGAGCGCCTGCGGGTGCTGGTCGAGGTCGAGAAGGTCCACCTCGAACCCGACCTGACCTTCGCCGAGTTCGTGCGCCGCATGGGCGCGCCCGAGCGGACGGTGCGCCGGCTGATCAACCACCGCCTGGGCCACGACCACTTCCGCGCCTTCCTGAACGCCTGCCGGGTGGCCGAGGCGCGGCGTCTGCTGGCCGATCCAGCCCGGACGAACGACAAGCTGATCGCCATCGCCCTGGACAGCGGTTTCGCCTCCCTGGCCTCGTTCAACCGCGCCTTCCAGGCGGTGGAGGGCCGGCCGCCCAGCGCCTTCCGCCTGGCGCCGGATGTTGAGGAACGCTCCGCCGTCTTCTGA
- a CDS encoding CPBP family intramembrane glutamic endopeptidase, which yields MDGVFTIGAIIALLLAAGGVIALLGKGEGVSFRWLLVAAGLVLLNDALLTRAYRLLPDLIGGEWNWQGKILALAATLAIAALPAFGWRASGLTLRQADLKAPLVVAGLYALLFVGLALAFPNAPATPETMAFQLTLPGLEEEAFYRGLLLLVLDRAFTGRTRFLGVDWSWGAVLSCALFGLAHAFGISHGRVSFEPLYFALTAGPSLIAVWLRLRTGSILLPILMHNFGNAASLFL from the coding sequence ATGGACGGCGTTTTCACCATCGGCGCGATCATCGCGCTGCTCCTGGCGGCGGGCGGGGTGATCGCCCTGCTGGGCAAGGGCGAGGGGGTCTCGTTCCGCTGGCTGCTCGTCGCGGCGGGCCTTGTCCTGCTGAACGACGCCCTGCTGACGCGGGCCTACCGCCTGCTCCCCGACCTGATCGGCGGCGAGTGGAACTGGCAGGGCAAGATCCTGGCCCTCGCCGCCACCCTGGCCATCGCCGCCCTGCCCGCCTTCGGCTGGCGCGCCAGCGGCCTGACCCTGCGCCAGGCGGACCTCAAGGCGCCGCTGGTCGTGGCCGGCCTCTACGCCCTGCTGTTCGTCGGCCTGGCCCTGGCCTTCCCAAACGCCCCCGCCACGCCCGAGACGATGGCCTTCCAGCTGACCCTGCCCGGGCTGGAGGAGGAGGCCTTCTATCGCGGCCTGCTGCTGCTGGTCCTGGACCGCGCCTTCACCGGCCGGACACGGTTCCTCGGCGTCGACTGGAGCTGGGGCGCGGTGCTGTCATGCGCCCTGTTCGGCCTGGCCCACGCCTTCGGGATCTCGCACGGCAGGGTCTCGTTCGAGCCGCTGTACTTCGCCCTGACCGCCGGTCCGTCGCTGATCGCCGTCTGGCTCCGCCTGCGCACCGGAAGCATTTTATTGCCGATCCTGATGCACAACTTCGGCAATGCGGCATCATTGTTCCTCTAA
- a CDS encoding aspartate-semialdehyde dehydrogenase — protein MSFKFSRSHPPHVGVVGATGLVGGMMRELLAERDFPLASLRLFASARSAGTKVAFQGQEIVVEDAATADFAGLDIVFFSAGGSTSRALAPKAAAAGAVVIDNSSAWRSDPDVPLVVAEVNPHALATIPKGIVANPNCTTMAAMPVLKPLHDKAGLKRLTVSTYQAASGGGMEGIEVLAEQLRAGAAGDLDGLARSPDAAPLPEPRKWAVPLAYNVVPLNYVLGEDGYTEEELKLRDESRKILEIPGLPVSGTCVRVPVFTGHSLSINAEFERPVSVAEALDLLGQAPGVVVDAVPNPLAATGQDPVFVGRVRPDPTVAHGLALFVVGDNLRKGAALNAVQIAEVMLG, from the coding sequence GTGAGCTTCAAGTTTTCCCGTTCCCATCCGCCCCACGTCGGCGTCGTCGGCGCCACGGGCCTCGTCGGCGGCATGATGCGCGAGCTGCTGGCCGAGCGGGATTTCCCGCTGGCGAGCCTGCGCCTGTTCGCCTCGGCGCGCTCGGCCGGGACCAAGGTCGCGTTCCAGGGCCAGGAGATCGTGGTCGAGGACGCCGCGACGGCGGACTTCGCGGGCCTGGATATCGTGTTCTTCTCGGCCGGCGGCTCGACCTCGCGCGCGCTGGCCCCCAAGGCCGCCGCGGCCGGGGCCGTGGTGATCGACAACAGCTCGGCCTGGCGCTCGGACCCGGACGTGCCGCTGGTGGTGGCCGAGGTGAACCCGCACGCCCTGGCGACCATCCCCAAGGGCATCGTCGCCAACCCCAACTGCACCACCATGGCCGCCATGCCGGTGCTCAAGCCCCTGCATGACAAGGCGGGGCTGAAGCGCCTGACCGTCAGCACCTACCAGGCGGCCTCGGGCGGCGGCATGGAGGGCATCGAGGTCCTGGCCGAGCAGCTGCGCGCCGGCGCGGCCGGCGACCTGGACGGCCTGGCCCGCTCGCCCGACGCCGCGCCTCTGCCCGAGCCGCGCAAGTGGGCCGTACCCCTGGCCTACAACGTCGTGCCGCTGAACTACGTGCTGGGCGAGGACGGCTACACCGAGGAAGAGCTGAAGCTGCGCGACGAGAGCCGCAAGATCCTCGAGATCCCAGGCCTGCCGGTCTCGGGCACCTGCGTGCGCGTGCCGGTGTTCACCGGCCACTCGCTGTCGATCAACGCCGAGTTCGAGCGGCCGGTCTCGGTCGCCGAGGCGCTCGACCTGCTGGGCCAGGCGCCGGGCGTGGTCGTGGACGCCGTGCCCAATCCCCTGGCGGCCACCGGCCAGGACCCGGTCTTCGTCGGCCGGGTGCGTCCCGACCCGACCGTCGCGCATGGCCTGGCCCTGTTCGTGGTCGGCGACAACCTGCGCAAGGGCGCGGCCCTGAACGCGGTGCAGATCGCCGAGGTCATGCTGGGCTAG
- a CDS encoding ribonucleoside-diphosphate reductase subunit alpha — protein sequence MVMNGSEAAKTTIRREAQMAAIKPAKRPQLALVRKVQVDRSRDALLTDFGKTTLEDRYLLPGESYQDMFARVATAFADDADHAQRVYDYMSRLWFMPATPVLSNGGADRGLPISCFLNAVNDSLDGILSVWNENVWLAANGGGIGTYWGGVRSIGEKVKGQGQTSGIIPFIRVMDSLTLAISQGSLRRGSAAVYLDIHHPEIEEFLEIRKASGDFNRKSLNLHHGINITDEFMFAVRDGKKFGLRSPKTGEVLREVDARALWQKVLELRLQTGEPYLVFSDSVNRAMPAHQRELGLKVRQSNLCSEIMLHTGTDHLGNERTAVCCLSSVNAETFLEWRDHPTFIEDVMRFLDNVLQDFIDRAPDAASTAAYAAMRERSVGLGLMGFHSFLQSQNVPFESALAKSWNMRMFKHLRREADKASIAIGEEKGPCPDAADRGSMERFSHKLAIAPTASISIICGGTSAGIEPIPANIYTHKTLSGSFAVKNPYLEKLLEEKGQNTDTVWGSILEHEGSVQHLDFLTQDEKDVYKTAFELDQRWVIELAADRTPEICQSQSVNVFLPGDVDKWDLHMLHWTAWERGVKSLYYLRSKSVQRAAYAGAEDKAEKTAEGFDVPEKTDYDECLACQ from the coding sequence TTGGTCATGAACGGCAGTGAAGCGGCGAAGACGACCATCCGTAGAGAGGCGCAAATGGCGGCGATCAAGCCCGCCAAGCGTCCGCAGCTGGCCCTGGTCCGCAAGGTCCAGGTCGACCGCTCGCGCGACGCTCTGTTGACGGACTTCGGCAAGACCACGCTGGAAGACCGCTACCTGCTGCCGGGCGAGTCGTATCAGGACATGTTCGCGCGCGTCGCGACGGCCTTCGCCGACGACGCCGACCACGCCCAGCGCGTCTATGACTATATGAGCCGCCTGTGGTTCATGCCGGCCACGCCGGTGCTGAGCAACGGCGGCGCCGACCGCGGCCTGCCGATCAGCTGCTTCCTGAACGCCGTGAACGACAGCCTCGACGGCATTCTCAGCGTCTGGAACGAGAACGTCTGGCTGGCGGCCAACGGCGGCGGCATCGGCACCTACTGGGGCGGCGTCCGTTCGATCGGCGAGAAGGTCAAGGGCCAGGGCCAGACCTCGGGCATCATCCCCTTCATCCGCGTGATGGACTCGCTGACCCTGGCGATCAGCCAAGGCAGCTTGCGCCGCGGCTCGGCCGCCGTCTATCTCGACATCCACCACCCGGAAATCGAGGAGTTCCTCGAGATCCGCAAGGCGTCGGGCGACTTCAACCGCAAGTCCCTGAACCTGCACCACGGCATCAACATCACCGACGAATTCATGTTCGCGGTGCGCGACGGCAAGAAGTTCGGCCTGCGTTCGCCCAAGACGGGCGAGGTCCTGCGCGAGGTCGACGCCCGCGCCCTGTGGCAGAAGGTGCTTGAGCTGCGCCTGCAGACTGGCGAGCCCTATCTGGTGTTCTCCGACAGCGTGAACCGCGCCATGCCGGCCCACCAGCGCGAGCTGGGCCTGAAGGTGCGCCAGTCGAACCTGTGCAGCGAGATCATGCTGCACACCGGCACCGACCACCTGGGCAACGAGCGCACCGCCGTCTGCTGCCTGTCGTCGGTCAACGCCGAGACCTTCCTGGAGTGGCGCGACCACCCGACGTTCATCGAGGACGTCATGCGCTTCCTCGACAACGTCCTGCAGGACTTCATCGATCGCGCGCCGGACGCGGCCTCGACGGCCGCCTACGCCGCCATGCGCGAGCGCTCGGTGGGCCTGGGCCTGATGGGCTTCCACTCGTTCCTGCAAAGCCAGAACGTGCCGTTCGAGAGCGCCCTGGCCAAGAGCTGGAACATGCGGATGTTCAAGCACCTGCGCCGCGAGGCCGACAAGGCCAGCATCGCGATCGGCGAGGAGAAGGGCCCCTGCCCCGACGCAGCTGACCGCGGTTCGATGGAGCGCTTCTCGCACAAGCTGGCCATCGCCCCGACCGCCTCGATCTCGATCATCTGCGGCGGCACGTCGGCGGGCATCGAGCCGATCCCGGCCAATATCTACACCCACAAGACCCTGTCGGGCTCGTTCGCGGTGAAGAACCCCTATCTGGAGAAGCTGCTCGAGGAGAAGGGCCAGAACACCGACACGGTGTGGGGCTCGATCCTGGAGCACGAAGGCTCGGTCCAGCACCTGGACTTCCTGACCCAGGACGAGAAGGACGTCTACAAGACCGCCTTCGAACTGGATCAGCGCTGGGTGATCGAACTGGCCGCGGACCGCACGCCGGAAATCTGCCAGAGCCAGTCGGTCAACGTCTTCCTGCCGGGCGACGTCGACAAGTGGGACCTGCACATGCTGCACTGGACCGCCTGGGAGCGCGGCGTGAAGTCGCTGTACTACCTGCGCTCCAAGTCGGTGCAGCGCGCGGCCTACGCCGGCGCCGAGGACAAGGCCGAGAAGACCGCCGAGGGCTTCGACGTTCCCGAGAAGACCGACTACGACGAGTGCCTGGCCTGCCAGTAA
- a CDS encoding lipid A-modifier LpxR family protein has protein sequence MRTAGERTVLCLTAFLAVGLAYAGNACAAQKAGKAPVDKYASPAAAPSFQVKPESLRPLNPAAGFIAYDSDAIELALEGGFALPPSAAGGDVRLLDADRYYEGVGPVSWRSNAFSHQAQPGGPIDSVRVSMAGAAPTAAYAPLTLSRPDAYELREVDVTVTRGWPSAVMLSGGKYALDVTPHAGLGFGGAGGSAEAGATVRLGKKKNMGDRVTDALGVREGDTAFGTRGRWYIYAAASGRAVGFNMLRGQNGDWSRAGLTQDATSRLIGDSQAGVAWRKGPMQASLGYIHREIKAKEGIMGLATQKDDVVALSFSLKPHW, from the coding sequence ATGCGGACCGCTGGGGAGCGTACCGTCCTGTGTCTAACGGCCTTTCTGGCCGTGGGACTGGCTTATGCCGGAAACGCTTGCGCGGCCCAGAAGGCTGGCAAGGCGCCCGTCGACAAGTACGCCTCCCCCGCCGCCGCGCCGAGCTTCCAGGTCAAGCCCGAAAGCCTGCGCCCGCTGAACCCCGCCGCCGGCTTCATCGCCTACGACAGCGACGCGATCGAGCTGGCTCTGGAGGGCGGCTTCGCCCTGCCGCCGAGCGCCGCCGGCGGCGATGTCCGCCTCCTGGACGCCGACCGCTACTACGAGGGCGTCGGCCCCGTCAGCTGGCGCTCGAACGCCTTCAGCCACCAGGCCCAGCCGGGCGGCCCGATCGACTCGGTGCGCGTCTCGATGGCCGGCGCCGCGCCGACCGCGGCCTACGCCCCGCTGACCCTTTCCCGCCCCGACGCCTATGAGCTGCGCGAGGTCGATGTGACCGTCACGCGCGGCTGGCCCTCGGCGGTCATGCTGTCGGGCGGCAAGTACGCCCTGGATGTCACGCCGCACGCGGGCCTGGGCTTCGGCGGCGCCGGCGGCTCGGCCGAGGCCGGCGCCACGGTGCGCCTGGGCAAGAAGAAGAACATGGGCGACCGGGTGACGGACGCGCTCGGCGTGCGCGAAGGCGACACGGCCTTCGGGACGCGCGGACGCTGGTACATCTACGCCGCCGCCAGCGGCCGGGCCGTCGGCTTCAACATGCTGCGCGGCCAGAACGGCGACTGGAGCCGCGCGGGCCTGACCCAGGATGCGACCAGCCGCCTGATCGGCGACAGCCAGGCCGGCGTCGCCTGGCGCAAGGGGCCGATGCAGGCCTCGCTGGGCTATATCCACCGCGAGATCAAGGCCAAGGAAGGCATCATGGGCCTGGCGACCCAGAAGGACGACGTGGTCGCCCTGTCGTTCAGCCTGAAGCCTCACTGGTAG
- a CDS encoding patatin-like phospholipase family protein — translation MDKDLSGKASLQGFFRTDPLRGKRLPAPPNDRHVEAVGFPGVRLSVDQADDALRQAADRLAPMRSLLSRDEFNILALSGGAAGGAYGAGVLTGLSKAGRRPGFAIVTGVSTGALIAPLAFLGSAWDERLTDAYVGGHAAELLSLRRLNSALGPSIFKGESLDRLVETFVDGEMVEAVAAEHLKGRRLLIATTNLDSQRAVVWDLGEIAVRGGEEALKLFRTLLVASSSVPGIFPPKLIDVEVDGRPHQEMHVDGGVAAPLFLMPDALLHWRNLGPRFRRGRVHVIVNTVLDPATQSTPPGVASIMSRSFDTMLRFSYRQALSVAAGFCTRHNLPLSVASIPGSFEGFNMMKFDTGLMKGIYDAGVEQAMAGTAWTSAVEEQSLWRGLFKKPLAASPTAGTGVMIREEPISAGAQLEP, via the coding sequence GTGGACAAGGATCTTTCCGGCAAGGCCAGCCTACAGGGCTTCTTCCGGACCGATCCTCTGCGCGGCAAGCGGCTGCCGGCTCCGCCCAACGACCGTCACGTCGAGGCCGTCGGCTTCCCGGGCGTGCGCCTCAGCGTCGACCAGGCCGACGACGCCCTGCGCCAGGCCGCCGATCGTCTGGCGCCGATGCGCTCGCTGCTCAGCCGGGACGAGTTCAACATTCTAGCGCTGTCCGGCGGCGCGGCGGGCGGCGCCTATGGCGCGGGCGTGCTGACCGGCCTTTCCAAGGCGGGACGCCGCCCCGGCTTCGCCATCGTCACCGGCGTCAGCACCGGCGCGTTGATCGCCCCGCTGGCCTTCCTGGGCTCGGCCTGGGACGAGCGCCTGACCGACGCCTATGTCGGCGGCCACGCGGCCGAGCTGCTCAGCCTGCGGCGGCTGAATTCGGCGCTTGGGCCCAGCATCTTCAAGGGCGAGTCGCTGGACCGCCTGGTCGAGACCTTCGTCGACGGCGAGATGGTCGAGGCGGTGGCGGCCGAACACCTGAAGGGCCGGCGGCTGCTGATCGCCACGACCAATCTCGACAGCCAGCGGGCCGTCGTCTGGGATCTCGGCGAGATCGCCGTCCGGGGCGGCGAGGAGGCCCTGAAGCTGTTCCGCACCCTGCTGGTCGCCTCGTCCTCGGTGCCCGGCATCTTCCCGCCCAAGCTGATCGACGTCGAGGTGGACGGCCGGCCGCACCAGGAGATGCATGTCGACGGCGGCGTCGCCGCGCCGCTGTTCCTGATGCCCGACGCCCTGCTGCACTGGCGCAACCTCGGCCCCCGTTTCCGGCGCGGCCGGGTGCATGTGATCGTCAATACGGTGCTGGATCCGGCCACCCAGTCGACCCCGCCGGGCGTGGCCTCGATCATGAGCCGCAGCTTCGACACCATGCTGCGGTTCTCGTACCGCCAGGCCCTCAGCGTGGCGGCCGGTTTCTGCACGCGTCACAACCTGCCGCTATCGGTCGCCTCGATCCCGGGCAGCTTCGAGGGCTTCAACATGATGAAGTTCGACACCGGCCTGATGAAGGGCATCTATGACGCCGGCGTCGAACAGGCCATGGCCGGAACCGCCTGGACCAGCGCGGTGGAGGAGCAGAGTCTGTGGCGCGGCCTGTTCAAGAAGCCGCTGGCCGCCTCGCCGACGGCTGGCACGGGCGTGATGATCCGCGAAGAGCCGATCAGCGCCGGAGCACAGCTCGAGCCTTAG
- a CDS encoding hemolysin III family protein, producing the protein MDTTTQTTDLVAREPAATHYPTPGAKCADLIVHLAGLACALLGGGILLGLAFGLGNLKQVAAVSIYTVGLILMLSLSTAYNFAKARWRPLLRRFDHAGIFVMIAASYTPFTTQNLHGWWAIGMTTAVWTVAGVGVLAKLFLPGLDKRFWVGLYLALGWLVLVAIKPMIDGLSWVALLLLAIGGLVYSTGTIFYLMRRLKFRRAIWHGHVIGGAGLHYAAVLVGVVLAGAR; encoded by the coding sequence ATGGACACGACCACCCAAACGACCGACCTCGTCGCGCGCGAGCCGGCGGCGACGCATTATCCGACGCCAGGGGCCAAGTGCGCGGACCTGATCGTGCACCTGGCGGGCCTGGCTTGCGCCCTGCTGGGCGGCGGCATCCTGCTGGGCCTGGCGTTCGGGCTCGGCAACCTCAAGCAGGTCGCGGCGGTCAGCATCTACACCGTCGGCCTGATCCTGATGCTGTCGCTGTCGACGGCCTACAACTTCGCCAAAGCCCGCTGGCGCCCGCTGCTGCGCCGCTTCGACCACGCGGGCATCTTCGTGATGATCGCCGCCTCGTACACGCCCTTCACGACCCAGAACCTGCATGGCTGGTGGGCCATCGGCATGACCACGGCGGTGTGGACCGTCGCCGGCGTCGGCGTGCTGGCCAAGCTGTTCCTGCCGGGCCTGGACAAGCGCTTCTGGGTCGGCCTGTACCTGGCCCTGGGCTGGCTGGTGCTGGTCGCCATCAAGCCGATGATCGACGGGCTGTCATGGGTGGCCCTGCTGCTGCTGGCCATCGGCGGCCTCGTCTATTCGACCGGCACAATCTTCTACCTGATGCGGCGGCTGAAGTTCCGGCGCGCCATCTGGCATGGCCATGTCATCGGCGGCGCGGGGCTGCACTACGCCGCGGTGCTGGTGGGTGTCGTGCTGGCCGGCGCGCGGTAA
- a CDS encoding sulfite exporter TauE/SafE family protein — MLTDPLFYAVAIPAVILLGLAKGGFAGIGVVAVPLMALAVSPVMAASIVLPILLIQDVVSVWAFRKSWDRGLLVLMLPAAAAGIFLGWALAAFVKEAAVELAVGVISVAFALQRLWAERAVKVAEQVEATPGRPWFGALCGAAAGFTSQIAHAGGPPFQIYVLPRRLPRDAFIGTSAIFFAVVNWMKVPAYVALGQFTPKVLATAGVLAPLAIASTWAGVWLVRRVPAEGFYKVIYVLLVVVGGKLMFDGARGLLT, encoded by the coding sequence ATGCTGACCGATCCGCTGTTCTACGCCGTGGCCATTCCGGCCGTGATCCTGCTGGGCCTGGCCAAGGGCGGCTTCGCGGGGATCGGCGTGGTCGCCGTGCCGCTGATGGCCCTGGCGGTCTCGCCGGTCATGGCCGCCTCGATCGTGCTGCCGATCCTGCTGATCCAGGACGTCGTCAGCGTCTGGGCCTTCCGGAAAAGCTGGGACAGGGGGCTGCTGGTCCTGATGCTGCCCGCCGCCGCGGCGGGCATCTTCCTGGGCTGGGCCCTGGCCGCTTTCGTCAAGGAGGCGGCGGTCGAGCTGGCGGTGGGGGTGATCTCGGTCGCGTTCGCCCTGCAGCGCCTGTGGGCCGAGCGAGCGGTCAAGGTCGCCGAGCAGGTCGAGGCGACCCCGGGGCGGCCCTGGTTCGGGGCTCTGTGCGGCGCGGCGGCGGGCTTCACCAGCCAGATCGCCCACGCCGGCGGTCCGCCGTTCCAGATCTACGTCCTGCCGCGCCGCCTGCCGCGCGACGCCTTCATCGGCACCAGCGCCATCTTCTTCGCCGTCGTGAACTGGATGAAGGTCCCGGCCTATGTCGCCCTGGGCCAGTTCACGCCCAAGGTCCTGGCCACCGCCGGCGTGCTGGCGCCGCTGGCGATCGCCTCGACCTGGGCCGGCGTCTGGCTGGTGCGGCGCGTGCCGGCCGAGGGCTTCTACAAGGTGATCTACGTCCTGCTGGTCGTGGTCGGCGGCAAGCTCATGTTCGACGGCGCCCGCGGCCTTTTGACCTGA
- a CDS encoding OmpA family protein: MKLNLLAGAALAAVFAASGVSAQETGWYGAVDLGYHSPQSLKTESDAAVVDGVPAHWAWKTDSDWTGFVRLGYQFNPHWRAEVEGGYRPGDLKGVRGPGVRTPTALCTPGVTRTLQAPTCGAPDGSIDSWTLMANVLYDFAPGAWFNPFVGAGVGINRLDVKTLGQFSNVGVVSASNAAVQNLTVDDDDLAVAWQAIAGASIKATDKLKIDFTYRYITGAEHAWQSTGSSGIQPGAFSGQYKDQSVTVGLRYSFASPPPPPPPPPPPPPPPPPPPPPPPPPPPPPPPPAFEAREFIVYFPFDQSVLTPEAQSVVTEAAKYANDGHATKIIVVGHTDTSGSPKYNIKLSERRAKAVADALVSQGVAKDVLGVDWKGESAPAVATGDGVKEPLNRRSTISINF, encoded by the coding sequence ATGAAACTCAACCTCCTGGCGGGAGCTGCTCTGGCCGCGGTGTTCGCCGCGTCGGGCGTTTCGGCCCAAGAGACCGGCTGGTACGGCGCGGTCGACCTTGGTTATCACTCGCCGCAATCGCTGAAGACCGAGTCGGACGCGGCCGTCGTCGACGGCGTTCCCGCGCACTGGGCGTGGAAGACGGACAGCGACTGGACCGGCTTCGTGCGTCTGGGCTACCAATTCAACCCGCACTGGCGCGCCGAAGTTGAAGGCGGCTACCGTCCGGGCGACCTGAAGGGCGTCCGCGGTCCTGGCGTCCGCACGCCGACCGCCCTCTGCACGCCGGGCGTGACCCGCACCCTCCAAGCCCCGACCTGCGGCGCTCCGGATGGTTCGATCGATTCCTGGACCCTGATGGCGAACGTCCTGTACGACTTCGCGCCGGGCGCCTGGTTCAACCCGTTCGTCGGCGCTGGCGTCGGCATCAACCGTCTCGACGTCAAGACCCTGGGTCAGTTCAGCAACGTCGGCGTCGTCAGCGCGTCGAACGCCGCCGTCCAGAACCTGACGGTGGACGATGACGATCTGGCCGTCGCTTGGCAGGCCATCGCCGGCGCCTCGATCAAGGCGACCGACAAGCTGAAGATCGACTTCACCTACCGCTACATCACCGGCGCCGAGCATGCTTGGCAGTCGACCGGTTCCAGCGGCATTCAGCCGGGCGCCTTCTCTGGTCAGTACAAGGACCAGTCGGTGACCGTGGGCCTGCGCTACTCGTTCGCGTCGCCCCCGCCGCCTCCCCCGCCGCCGCCGCCGCCCCCGCCGCCGCCTCCTCCGCCCCCGCCGCCTCCCCCGCCGCCGCCGCCGCCTCCGCCGCCGCCGGCCTTCGAGGCGCGTGAGTTCATTGTGTACTTCCCGTTCGACCAATCGGTCCTGACGCCGGAAGCGCAATCGGTGGTCACGGAAGCCGCGAAGTACGCCAACGATGGTCACGCGACCAAGATCATCGTTGTCGGCCACACCGACACCTCGGGTTCGCCGAAGTACAACATCAAGCTGTCGGAACGCCGCGCCAAGGCCGTCGCCGACGCTCTGGTCTCGCAAGGCGTCGCCAAGGACGTCCTGGGCGTCGACTGGAAGGGTGAAAGCGCTCCGGCCGTCGCCACCGGCGATGGCGTGAAGGAACCGCTGAACCGTCGTTCGACGATCTCGATCAACTTCTAA
- a CDS encoding class I SAM-dependent methyltransferase → MSTSAERDMAAYWDRAGQVWVEHQALLDRVMAPIAEAVVEAAKLVNGESVLDVGCGAGATTFAAAWRTGPTGRAVGVDISGALTELARRRAGEDGLEGVEFLLADAQTHAFDPVFDAVISRFGVMFFPDPVAAFANLRRALKPGGRLAFAAWRSPEDNPLALIPLRAAAPFLAEPPRFQKDAPGRFAFADPDRIRTVLAASGWREAAITPLDVASPLSFDELMTMSLRVGPLNPILKTADEGLRRQVEAAVAEALAPLAPNGAATMASACWLVTAKA, encoded by the coding sequence ATGAGCACGAGCGCCGAACGCGACATGGCGGCCTATTGGGACCGCGCCGGTCAGGTCTGGGTCGAGCATCAGGCGCTGCTGGACCGGGTGATGGCGCCGATCGCGGAGGCGGTGGTCGAGGCGGCCAAGCTGGTCAATGGCGAGTCGGTGCTGGATGTCGGCTGCGGCGCCGGCGCGACGACCTTCGCCGCCGCTTGGCGGACGGGACCGACGGGGCGCGCGGTCGGCGTCGATATCTCTGGCGCCCTGACCGAACTGGCCCGCCGGCGGGCGGGAGAGGACGGCCTTGAAGGCGTCGAGTTTCTACTGGCCGACGCCCAGACCCACGCCTTCGATCCCGTGTTCGATGCGGTCATCTCGCGGTTCGGGGTGATGTTCTTTCCTGATCCCGTCGCCGCCTTCGCCAACCTGCGTCGGGCGCTGAAGCCGGGCGGACGCCTAGCCTTCGCCGCGTGGCGCTCGCCCGAGGACAACCCGCTGGCGCTGATCCCGCTGCGGGCGGCCGCGCCATTTCTCGCCGAGCCGCCGCGCTTCCAGAAGGACGCGCCGGGCCGCTTCGCCTTCGCCGATCCAGACCGCATCCGGACGGTCCTGGCCGCCAGCGGCTGGCGAGAGGCGGCGATCACGCCGCTGGACGTCGCCAGTCCGCTGTCGTTCGACGAGCTGATGACCATGAGCCTGCGGGTCGGGCCCCTGAATCCGATCCTGAAGACGGCGGACGAGGGTTTACGGCGCCAGGTCGAGGCCGCCGTCGCGGAGGCGCTCGCTCCCCTCGCCCCGAACGGCGCGGCGACGATGGCGTCCGCCTGCTGGCTCGTGACGGCGAAGGCCTAG